From one Amphiura filiformis chromosome 13, Afil_fr2py, whole genome shotgun sequence genomic stretch:
- the LOC140167612 gene encoding uricase-like, whose product MFSQLLLFFHRPGNSNNNNNPMSAEDTECEGYRFKEKLTDYGRKGIRLMRMRQEGDVYYIKEFVVDVKIKLATHDEYKYGNNSMVFPTDTIQNRINALAKENEIETAEQFALDICQNHLDEYEQVINCVVYIEEVPWRRMDNLGSEHNHAFLSSPEAIRFAEVEHDRDGNDENITLTVFSGPRKLAKSLTQYIKLVFAPSDSPHGYARAALQRN is encoded by the exons ATGTTTTCACAATTATTACTGTTCTTTCACAGGCCAGGAAACtctaataacaataacaatccAATGAGCGCAGAAGATACAGAATGTGAAG GATATAGGTTTAAAGAGAAGCTCACTGATTATGGCAGGAAAGGGATACGACTCATGCGCATGAGACAGGAAGGGGATGTGTACTACATTAAGGAGTTCGTAGTAGACGTCAAAATCAAGCTGGCAACCCACGATGAATACAAGTATGGCAACAATTCCATGGTATTTCCTACTGATACTATCCAAAACAGAATCAACGCTTTGGCGAAGGAAAACGAG ATAGAAACAGCTGAACAGTTTGCCCTGGATATCTGCCAAAACCATCTAGATGAATATGAACAAGTCATCAATTGTGTGGTGTACATAGAAGAAGTACCATGGCGAAGAATGGACAATCTTGGTTCTGAACATAACCATGCATTTCTTAGCAGCCCAGAAGCTATTAGGTTCGCAGAAGTTGAACACGACAGAGATG GGAATGATGAAAATATAACTCTAACGGTGTTTAGTGGACCACGGAAACTGGCGAAGTCATTAACTCAATACATCAAGCTG GTATTTGCTCCATCAGACTCGCCCCATGGATATGCTCGTGCTGCTTTACAACGGAATTGA